One genomic window of Elusimicrobiota bacterium includes the following:
- a CDS encoding transposase: MSQGRKQDQRSRPPLGVLQHLQKYIECGLVRYGVMRLRCPNCGQDLFVAFSCKLRGFCPHCGAKRAAIIMADASDRLLPQVGYRQYVLTIPKRLRWYVNQNGALPGEISRILAREIELSLRKRSAGSAAAQLHFVQRAGRSLNLHPHIHAVVSQGRFSSELGPLGPRLKFHAAAAPSQRDIELVTESLRRKILRRLRKLGAIPADLAQEMLAWRNSGFSLHAKVFVPAGDREGLERLLYYCAKPGLSIMRLSYLRKKNLVVYRAEPKSGQALALRFEPMEFLRRWGLLIPPPRKNLLRYYGALGPNSALRALLVAEASRGTAKARLRKKVEGVKEAVSRSARSWASCMNRVFEVDPLVCPRCAATLVPVAIIMNDRELVRLLEHLGLPTDFPKTVPARTKLVEAMCGPPGEECQLDPRTDLCEAVDVPPADDFHSA; encoded by the coding sequence ATGAGTCAGGGAAGAAAGCAGGACCAGCGGTCCCGACCGCCTCTGGGAGTGCTCCAGCACTTGCAAAAGTATATCGAGTGCGGCCTCGTTCGCTATGGGGTGATGCGCTTGCGGTGCCCGAACTGCGGTCAGGATCTTTTTGTCGCATTCTCATGCAAGCTCCGGGGTTTTTGCCCGCATTGTGGGGCGAAGCGCGCGGCGATAATAATGGCCGACGCCTCGGATCGGCTGCTGCCGCAGGTGGGCTACCGGCAATATGTCCTGACCATCCCAAAACGGTTGCGCTGGTACGTCAACCAGAACGGGGCCCTGCCGGGGGAGATAAGCCGCATCCTGGCCCGCGAGATAGAGCTTTCCCTGCGCAAGAGGTCCGCGGGCTCGGCCGCGGCCCAGCTGCACTTCGTTCAGCGGGCCGGCCGGTCCTTGAATCTTCATCCCCACATACACGCGGTGGTTTCCCAGGGGCGCTTCAGCTCTGAGCTTGGGCCGTTGGGCCCGAGGCTCAAGTTCCACGCGGCGGCCGCGCCGTCGCAGCGGGACATCGAGCTTGTGACCGAGTCTTTGCGCCGCAAGATCCTCAGGCGCTTGCGCAAGTTGGGCGCGATTCCAGCGGACCTGGCCCAGGAGATGCTGGCCTGGCGGAATTCGGGCTTCTCCCTGCACGCCAAGGTGTTCGTGCCGGCCGGGGACCGGGAGGGGCTGGAGCGGTTGCTGTACTACTGCGCCAAGCCGGGACTTTCGATCATGCGGCTGTCGTACCTGCGCAAGAAGAACCTGGTCGTCTACCGGGCCGAGCCCAAGAGCGGGCAGGCCCTGGCTTTGCGCTTCGAGCCGATGGAGTTTCTCAGGCGCTGGGGCCTGCTGATCCCGCCGCCGCGCAAGAACCTGCTGCGCTACTACGGAGCTTTGGGGCCGAACTCGGCGCTGCGGGCCTTGCTGGTGGCTGAGGCGAGCCGAGGCACGGCCAAGGCGCGCTTGCGCAAAAAGGTGGAAGGGGTCAAGGAAGCTGTGAGCCGAAGCGCGCGGTCTTGGGCGTCTTGCATGAACCGCGTATTTGAGGTCGACCCGCTGGTCTGCCCGCGTTGCGCCGCGACCTTGGTCCCGGTAGCAATCATCATGAACGACCGGGAGTTGGTCCGGCTGTTGGAGCATCTTGGCCTTCCGACGGATTTTCCGAAGACGGTGCCCGCTCGGACCAAACTCGTCGAGGCGATGTGCGGGCCGCCGGGGGAGGAGTGCCAACTCGATCCGCGGACCGATTTATGCGAAGCAGTCGATGTTCCTCCGGCGGATGATTTCCACTCCGCGTAG
- a CDS encoding Rieske (2Fe-2S) protein, whose product MRDFTRKDFLNLFLGGGALGLVASTVYPVLRYLLPPEQVEAEPDALKVGAVKDFAVGTSKIVKFGPKPIIVIRDVKGNFHALTATCTHLDCIVQYSKDADLVWCACHGGKYDLSGKNISGPPPRPLTQLDVRVAGGDVTVVKTA is encoded by the coding sequence ATGAGAGACTTCACCCGGAAGGATTTCCTCAACCTGTTCCTGGGCGGCGGAGCGCTGGGATTGGTGGCATCCACCGTCTATCCGGTCCTGCGCTACCTCCTGCCGCCGGAACAGGTGGAGGCCGAGCCCGACGCCTTGAAGGTCGGCGCGGTCAAGGACTTCGCCGTGGGCACGAGCAAGATCGTGAAGTTCGGCCCGAAACCGATCATCGTCATCCGCGACGTCAAGGGCAACTTCCACGCCCTGACCGCGACCTGCACCCATCTCGACTGCATCGTGCAGTACAGCAAGGACGCCGACTTGGTCTGGTGCGCCTGCCATGGCGGGAAATACGACCTGAGCGGCAAGAACATCTCCGGCCCCCCGCCCCGGCCCCTCACCCAATTAGACGTGCGGGTCGCGGGCGGAGATGTGACCGTGGTGAAGACGGCATGA
- a CDS encoding cytochrome bc complex cytochrome b subunit yields MNELGTALLDWLDERLDIRRGIEWATHKQVPIHRWSVFYYAGGVCLFLFLLQLASGILLLMYYRVGADSSYESVRYISSKVAFGWLIRSIHSWGANIMIFCVFVHMFSVFLMKAFRKPRELTWVTGCVLLGLCMAFGFSGYLLPWNELAYFATNVGTDIIGQVPVAGHWLLKLVRGGNDVTGATLSRFFGLHVAILPALLSLTIGAHLTFVQVQGMAHADESPKTMPFFPNFFLRDVMLWLVVLNAVAVLAVFFPWELGKKAEALASAPAGIKPEWYFLSQYQFLKLLPGKVLFIPGELLGIIALNAAGLFWLLTPFWDAVVPQEKKEAAVRLVGWGGLAALLAMTIWGRFS; encoded by the coding sequence ATGAACGAGCTTGGGACCGCGCTGCTGGACTGGTTAGACGAGCGGCTGGACATCCGCCGCGGCATAGAGTGGGCCACACACAAGCAGGTGCCCATCCACCGCTGGAGCGTGTTCTACTATGCCGGCGGGGTGTGCCTCTTCCTCTTCCTCCTTCAGTTGGCCTCAGGCATCCTTCTGCTCATGTACTATCGCGTGGGCGCGGATTCCTCCTATGAGAGCGTCCGCTACATCTCCTCCAAGGTCGCCTTCGGCTGGCTGATCCGCTCCATCCACAGCTGGGGCGCCAACATCATGATCTTCTGCGTCTTCGTCCACATGTTCAGCGTGTTCCTCATGAAGGCCTTCCGCAAGCCCCGGGAGCTGACCTGGGTGACCGGCTGCGTCCTGCTGGGGCTCTGCATGGCCTTCGGCTTCAGCGGCTACCTGCTGCCCTGGAACGAGCTCGCCTACTTCGCGACCAACGTGGGGACCGACATCATCGGTCAAGTCCCCGTGGCGGGCCACTGGCTGCTCAAGCTCGTGCGCGGGGGCAACGACGTCACGGGCGCGACCCTGTCCCGGTTCTTCGGCCTGCACGTGGCCATACTGCCCGCCCTGCTCTCCCTGACCATCGGGGCCCACCTGACCTTCGTGCAGGTCCAGGGCATGGCCCATGCCGATGAGAGCCCCAAGACCATGCCTTTCTTCCCGAACTTCTTCCTGCGCGACGTCATGCTCTGGCTGGTGGTGCTCAACGCGGTGGCGGTCCTGGCGGTGTTCTTCCCCTGGGAGCTGGGCAAGAAGGCGGAGGCCCTGGCCTCCGCGCCGGCCGGGATCAAGCCCGAATGGTATTTCCTCTCCCAGTACCAGTTCCTCAAGCTCCTGCCCGGCAAGGTCCTCTTCATCCCCGGCGAGCTGCTGGGCATCATCGCGCTCAACGCGGCGGGCCTGTTCTGGCTGCTCACGCCTTTCTGGGACGCGGTCGTGCCGCAGGAGAAGAAGGAGGCCGCGGTGCGCCTGGTCGGCTGGGGCGGTCTGGCCGCGCTCCTCGCCATGACCATCTGGGGGCGGTTCTCATGA
- a CDS encoding cytochrome c3 family protein, translated as MKRLLMALLIAWPAAAFAQSQCVKCHAASDDAKQKAIVKSFASDIHREKGLSCHSCHGGDPAKSDMGEAMNPEAGFTGVPSRADIPKFCGKCHSQPSFMKKYNPSLPVDQELKYSTSVHGQKRKAGDDKVAVCSDCHTAHAIRPAKDPVSSVYAKNIPQTCGRCHADAKLMAPYKIPTDQLAKYTRSVHGKALLEKGDSAAPVCNTCHGNHGAVPPGVADISQVCGMCHVNNAEFFKSSPMAEPWAKRKFHLCATCHTAHDIQHPTTQLLSSENGVCLKCHRPESKQLQVATGIKSELELVESSYAGAEKAILAAEEKGMDMAEARDLWGAARMSMYQARTTVHTFRAQDVAKIADQGIASARKAAQAALDAVTDFRNRRVGLGVATLFISLLVLALYLKMRDIESGS; from the coding sequence ATGAAACGGCTTCTGATGGCCCTGCTCATCGCCTGGCCGGCGGCCGCCTTCGCGCAGAGCCAATGCGTGAAGTGCCACGCGGCTTCGGATGACGCCAAGCAGAAGGCCATCGTCAAGTCCTTCGCCAGCGACATCCATCGCGAGAAAGGCCTCTCCTGCCATTCCTGCCACGGCGGCGACCCGGCGAAGTCCGACATGGGGGAGGCCATGAACCCGGAGGCGGGCTTCACGGGCGTGCCGTCCCGGGCGGACATCCCGAAGTTCTGCGGCAAGTGCCACTCCCAGCCGTCCTTCATGAAGAAGTACAACCCGTCCTTGCCAGTTGACCAGGAGCTCAAGTACTCCACCAGCGTGCACGGCCAGAAGCGCAAAGCGGGCGACGACAAGGTCGCGGTCTGCTCGGACTGTCACACCGCGCACGCCATCCGGCCTGCCAAGGACCCCGTCTCCTCGGTCTACGCCAAGAACATCCCGCAGACCTGCGGCCGCTGCCATGCGGACGCCAAGCTCATGGCGCCCTACAAGATCCCCACGGACCAGCTGGCCAAGTACACCCGCAGCGTGCATGGAAAGGCCTTGCTGGAGAAGGGCGACTCCGCGGCCCCGGTCTGCAACACCTGCCACGGCAACCACGGGGCCGTGCCTCCGGGCGTGGCCGACATCAGCCAAGTCTGCGGCATGTGCCACGTGAACAACGCCGAGTTCTTCAAGTCCAGCCCCATGGCCGAGCCTTGGGCGAAGCGCAAGTTCCACCTCTGCGCCACCTGCCACACCGCGCACGACATCCAGCATCCGACCACGCAGCTGCTCTCCTCGGAGAACGGAGTCTGCCTCAAGTGCCACCGGCCCGAGTCCAAGCAGCTGCAGGTCGCGACGGGGATTAAATCCGAGCTCGAGCTCGTCGAGAGCAGCTACGCCGGCGCCGAGAAAGCCATCCTCGCGGCCGAGGAGAAGGGCATGGACATGGCGGAGGCCCGGGACCTCTGGGGCGCGGCGCGCATGTCCATGTACCAGGCCAGGACCACGGTGCACACCTTCCGGGCCCAAGACGTGGCGAAGATCGCCGACCAGGGCATCGCCAGCGCGCGCAAGGCCGCGCAGGCAGCCCTCGACGCGGTGACGGATTTCCGCAACCGCCGCGTCGGCCTCGGAGTCGCCACCCTGTTCATCTCCCTGCTGGTGCTGGCCCTCTACCTGAAGATGCGGGACATCGAATCAGGCTCCTAG